A genomic stretch from Thermomonospora umbrina includes:
- a CDS encoding FHA domain-containing protein produces MRTIIVHSGRDASTILRLAPGEEITFGRGAPEQPVDLRVDDPAVSRMAGSVHAVEDYWRLSNRSRTATYVVENPEGGGEFVKVPPGRVGTPVPFEIAQVLLPVEGGWTKAFTVMAPEHTFAVSALGVTGEPTRLAHSLDPTAKYFLVLVALCEPRLRDPSSAVIPSVPQILSRLDGLGLTRSAVNFHIDYLAREKLRVKQPSHDASQGKADWQRGALISVALRFDLVRDEHLALLP; encoded by the coding sequence ATGCGGACGATAATCGTGCACTCCGGGCGGGATGCCTCGACCATCCTGCGACTGGCGCCGGGCGAGGAGATCACCTTCGGTCGGGGCGCTCCCGAGCAGCCCGTCGACCTGCGGGTGGACGACCCCGCCGTGTCCCGGATGGCGGGCAGCGTGCACGCGGTGGAGGACTACTGGCGGCTGTCCAACCGCAGCCGGACGGCGACGTACGTGGTGGAGAACCCCGAGGGCGGCGGCGAGTTCGTGAAGGTGCCGCCGGGTCGGGTGGGCACCCCGGTCCCCTTCGAGATCGCGCAGGTGCTGCTGCCGGTGGAGGGCGGCTGGACGAAGGCGTTCACGGTGATGGCGCCCGAGCACACCTTCGCGGTGTCGGCGCTGGGCGTCACCGGCGAGCCGACCAGGCTGGCGCACTCGCTGGACCCGACGGCCAAGTACTTCCTGGTGCTGGTGGCGTTGTGCGAGCCCCGGCTGCGCGACCCGTCCTCGGCGGTGATCCCGAGCGTCCCGCAGATCCTGTCCCGACTGGACGGCCTCGGGCTGACCCGCAGCGCCGTCAACTTTCACATCGACTATCTGGCCCGCGAGAAGCTCCGCGTCAAGCAGCCCTCGCACGACGCCTCGCAGGGCAAGGCCGACTGGCAGCGCGGCGCGCTGATCTCGGTCGCCCTCCGCTTCGACCTGGTCCGCGACGAGCATTTGGCCCTGCTTCCGTGA
- a CDS encoding histidine phosphatase family protein, protein MSEKTIVHLLRHGEVHNPEGILYGRLPGYRLSEDGVLMAQSVAKWLTDRDVTALFSSPLERALETAAPIAETFDLPVTVEDRLIEAGNRFEGLTFGVGQGSLRRPAHWPFLVNPVRPSWGEPYTKIASRMKGAVIAAREAARGHEAVCVSHQLPIWTLRRFAERRRMWHHPRRRQCELASVTSLTFEDGRLVEVAYHEPAAGLVRRPTVPGA, encoded by the coding sequence ATGAGTGAGAAGACGATCGTTCATCTGTTGCGGCACGGCGAAGTGCACAATCCCGAGGGCATCTTGTACGGACGCCTCCCGGGCTACCGGCTCAGCGAGGACGGCGTCCTCATGGCGCAGTCGGTGGCCAAGTGGCTCACCGACCGTGACGTGACCGCGTTGTTCTCCTCACCGCTGGAGCGGGCCCTGGAGACGGCCGCGCCGATCGCCGAGACGTTCGACCTGCCGGTGACGGTGGAAGATCGGCTGATCGAGGCCGGCAACCGCTTCGAGGGCCTGACGTTCGGGGTGGGGCAGGGCTCCCTGCGCCGTCCCGCGCACTGGCCCTTCCTGGTCAACCCGGTACGGCCGTCCTGGGGCGAGCCTTATACGAAGATCGCGTCCCGGATGAAGGGCGCCGTGATCGCGGCCCGGGAGGCGGCGCGCGGGCACGAGGCCGTGTGCGTCAGCCACCAACTGCCGATCTGGACGCTGCGGCGGTTCGCCGAGCGCCGCCGGATGTGGCATCACCCGCGTCGCCGGCAGTGCGAGCTGGCCAGCGTCACGAGCCTGACCTTCGAGGACGGCCGGCTGGTCGAGGTGGCGTACCACGAGCCCGCCGCCGGCCTGGTCCGCCGCCCCACCGTCCCGGGTGCCTGA
- a CDS encoding TlpA family protein disulfide reductase, whose protein sequence is MPRVTVAVVGAAVACALLAGCAGDSRANGGENRFIAGDGTARFTEAAERKAPLSVEGTTLDDKPLKLADLRGKVVVVNFWASWCAPCRGEAPTLQKLSTEHRPQGVEFVGIDVKDSKDQAKAMERTFEITYPSLFDGDARLTLAFREIPPNAIPSTLILDRAGRVAVRIIGPVTYSKLNPLINKIAAEK, encoded by the coding sequence ATGCCCCGAGTCACCGTCGCCGTCGTGGGTGCCGCAGTCGCCTGCGCGCTGCTGGCTGGTTGCGCGGGCGACTCGCGGGCGAACGGAGGCGAGAACCGCTTCATCGCCGGCGACGGCACCGCCCGGTTCACCGAGGCCGCCGAGCGCAAGGCCCCCTTGTCGGTCGAGGGCACCACCCTGGACGACAAGCCCCTCAAGCTGGCCGACCTACGGGGCAAGGTCGTGGTGGTCAACTTCTGGGCCTCCTGGTGCGCCCCCTGCCGAGGCGAGGCGCCCACCCTGCAGAAGCTGTCCACCGAGCACCGGCCCCAGGGCGTGGAGTTCGTCGGCATCGACGTCAAGGACTCCAAGGACCAGGCCAAGGCCATGGAGCGCACCTTCGAGATCACCTACCCGAGCCTGTTCGACGGCGACGCCCGGCTGACCCTGGCGTTCCGCGAGATCCCGCCGAACGCGATCCCGAGCACGCTGATCCTCGACCGCGCCGGCCGCGTCGCCGTCCGCATCATCGGCCCGGTCACGTACTCCAAGCTCAACCCGCTGATCAACAAGATCGCCGCAGAGAAGTGA
- a CDS encoding cytochrome c biogenesis CcdA family protein — translation MTGSLLVAVPLAVLAGLVSFLSPCVLPLVPGYLSYVTGMSGVDLERESRGRLVAGAVLFIAGFTVVFVSAGLAFGGLGRWLLEYADPITKVLGVVTIVFGLAFMGFVPGLQRTMKATRLPAAGLAGAPVLGVLFGLGWTPCIGPTLAAVQALSFTEASAGRGALLSLAYCVGLGLPFVATALGYRRALGAFGAVKSRYRLVMRVGGGMLVTIGLLLVTGWWGDLTLEMKSWIGGFETVI, via the coding sequence ATGACCGGGTCGCTGCTGGTGGCGGTGCCGCTGGCGGTGTTGGCCGGGCTGGTCTCGTTCCTGTCCCCCTGCGTGCTCCCGCTGGTGCCCGGCTACCTGTCGTACGTCACCGGGATGTCCGGGGTCGACCTGGAACGGGAGAGCCGGGGGCGGCTGGTCGCCGGGGCGGTGCTGTTCATCGCCGGGTTCACGGTGGTGTTCGTCAGCGCCGGGCTCGCGTTCGGGGGGCTCGGTCGGTGGCTGCTGGAGTACGCCGACCCGATCACCAAGGTGCTCGGCGTGGTGACGATCGTGTTCGGGCTCGCGTTCATGGGCTTCGTTCCGGGGCTCCAGCGCACCATGAAGGCCACCCGGCTCCCCGCGGCCGGGCTCGCCGGGGCGCCCGTGCTCGGCGTGCTGTTCGGGCTCGGCTGGACGCCCTGCATCGGGCCCACGCTGGCCGCCGTGCAGGCGCTGTCGTTCACCGAGGCCAGCGCGGGTCGGGGCGCGCTGCTGTCGCTGGCGTACTGTGTCGGGCTGGGCCTGCCGTTCGTGGCGACCGCCCTGGGCTACCGGCGGGCGCTGGGCGCGTTCGGCGCGGTCAAGAGCCGGTACCGACTGGTCATGCGGGTCGGCGGCGGGATGCTCGTCACCATCGGACTGCTGCTCGTGACCGGGTGGTGGGGCGATCTGACCCTGGAGATGAAGTCGTGGATCGGCGGCTTCGAGACGGTGATCTGA
- the resB gene encoding cytochrome c biogenesis protein ResB has translation MTETQEPTAVRRVSQGREPRPKGLGPVGWLRWGWRQLTSMRTALILLFLVALGSVPGSILPQRGQAPEKVVEYLDEHRTTGPWLDRLSLFDVFAAPWFAAIYILLFVSLAGCVIPRSRHHWRAMRARPPAAPRVLSRLPQSTSYETERDADEVLAEARRLLRGRRFRVADGKGSVAAEKGYLGEIGNLLFHLALLVLLFAVGAGALFGYRGNIVLTEGGAFANSLAYYDQFTPGRQFDPDRMAPFSMRLDHFKVTFVEEGERRGRPLDFSARVYYRERPEAPEKFYNLRVNHPLAVGGAKIYLLNHGYAPQFTVRDGNGDIAYRGAMPFLPLEQRNLTSEGVIKVPDARPQQLAFQAVFWPTAVADTRNKQVLSAFPALLNPTVSLMTFRGDLGLDSGIPQSVYRIEGIGKTLQPVRGGSKLLRQGETFAIPGGGSITFDGAKEWISLSVNRDPGRLPALAAAIVAIVGLIGSFLVRRRRVWVRATPGEGGRTVVEVGGLTLGNPTPEFDDVVAALRRDDPQVRTGSDDKTEE, from the coding sequence ATGACGGAGACACAGGAGCCCACCGCCGTGCGGCGGGTCTCCCAGGGCCGCGAGCCGAGGCCCAAGGGCCTGGGGCCGGTCGGATGGCTGCGCTGGGGCTGGCGTCAGCTCACCTCCATGCGCACCGCGCTGATCCTGCTGTTCCTGGTGGCGCTGGGCTCGGTGCCGGGCTCGATCCTGCCGCAGCGGGGCCAGGCCCCCGAGAAGGTCGTCGAGTACCTCGACGAGCACCGGACGACGGGTCCCTGGCTCGACCGGCTCTCGCTGTTCGACGTGTTCGCCGCGCCGTGGTTCGCGGCCATCTACATCCTGCTGTTCGTGTCGCTGGCCGGCTGCGTCATCCCCCGGTCGCGGCACCACTGGCGGGCGATGCGCGCCCGACCCCCCGCCGCGCCGCGCGTGCTGTCCCGGCTCCCGCAGTCGACCTCGTACGAGACCGAACGCGACGCCGACGAGGTGCTCGCCGAGGCGCGCAGGCTGCTGCGCGGACGCCGCTTCCGGGTCGCGGACGGGAAGGGCTCGGTCGCCGCCGAGAAGGGCTATCTCGGCGAGATCGGCAACCTGCTCTTCCACCTGGCGCTGCTGGTGCTGCTGTTCGCGGTGGGGGCGGGCGCGCTGTTCGGCTATCGCGGCAACATCGTGCTGACCGAGGGCGGCGCCTTCGCCAACTCGCTGGCGTACTACGACCAGTTCACGCCGGGACGGCAGTTCGACCCCGACCGGATGGCCCCGTTCTCGATGCGGCTGGACCACTTCAAGGTCACCTTCGTGGAGGAGGGGGAGCGGCGCGGGAGGCCGCTGGACTTCTCCGCCCGGGTCTACTACCGGGAACGGCCCGAGGCGCCGGAGAAGTTCTACAACCTGCGCGTCAACCATCCGCTGGCGGTCGGCGGCGCCAAGATCTACCTGCTCAACCACGGCTACGCCCCGCAGTTCACGGTGCGCGACGGCAACGGCGACATCGCCTACCGGGGCGCCATGCCGTTCCTGCCGCTCGAACAGCGCAACCTGACCAGCGAGGGCGTCATCAAGGTCCCCGACGCCCGGCCCCAGCAGTTGGCGTTCCAGGCGGTGTTCTGGCCCACGGCCGTGGCCGACACCCGCAACAAGCAGGTGCTGTCGGCCTTCCCCGCCCTGTTGAACCCCACGGTGTCGCTGATGACGTTCCGGGGCGACCTGGGACTGGACTCCGGCATCCCGCAGTCGGTGTACCGCATCGAGGGCATCGGCAAGACGCTCCAGCCCGTCAGGGGCGGCTCGAAGCTGCTGCGTCAGGGCGAGACGTTCGCGATCCCGGGCGGCGGCTCGATCACCTTCGACGGCGCCAAGGAGTGGATCAGCCTCTCCGTCAACCGCGACCCCGGACGGCTGCCCGCGCTGGCCGCGGCCATCGTCGCCATCGTCGGCCTCATCGGCTCCTTCCTGGTGCGACGCCGTCGGGTGTGGGTGCGTGCGACCCCTGGAGAGGGCGGGCGTACGGTGGTGGAGGTCGGCGGGCTGACCCTGGGCAACCCGACCCCCGAGTTCGACGACGTCGTGGCGGCGCTGCGCCGAGACGACCCACAGGTCCGGACCGGCTCTGACGACAAGACCGAGGAGTGA
- the ccsB gene encoding c-type cytochrome biogenesis protein CcsB, which yields MPDSDLANLSDQLALGAVLLYVVAMVGYALDLGFGRRRATAETAEAEREAPAKVLVGAAAGATDAPRTAGAPPEDTPEAPERPEPRAERDWGRFAILISVLGWGSHLGMIVTRGWAAERWPWGNMYEFLAAIAFAAVTAYLVVLARYKARFLGAFVMLAAVIALGVATIWLYTPVGPLDPALKSYWIAIHVSAAIMATGAFTVAGVSTVLYVVRARRDTRRADGEPTSSLLPAADTLDRLAYKITMFAFPIWTFAITAGAIWADEAWGRYWGWDPKEIWSFVTWVIYAGYLHARATAGWKGRRAAVIGLVAFAALLFNFFGVNYLFSGMHSYAG from the coding sequence GTGCCCGACAGCGACCTCGCGAATCTGAGTGACCAGCTCGCGCTGGGCGCCGTGCTGCTGTACGTCGTGGCGATGGTCGGCTACGCGCTCGACCTGGGCTTCGGCCGTCGCCGCGCCACCGCCGAGACGGCCGAGGCCGAGCGGGAGGCCCCCGCCAAGGTCCTGGTCGGTGCGGCGGCCGGGGCGACCGACGCTCCTCGGACCGCGGGTGCGCCGCCCGAGGACACCCCCGAGGCCCCCGAGCGCCCCGAGCCTCGTGCGGAACGGGACTGGGGTCGGTTCGCCATCCTGATCAGCGTCCTGGGCTGGGGCTCCCACCTGGGCATGATCGTCACCCGCGGCTGGGCGGCCGAACGCTGGCCGTGGGGGAACATGTACGAGTTCCTCGCCGCCATCGCGTTCGCGGCCGTCACCGCCTACCTGGTGGTCCTGGCCCGCTACAAGGCCCGCTTCCTGGGCGCCTTCGTGATGCTGGCCGCCGTGATCGCCCTCGGCGTCGCGACGATCTGGCTGTACACCCCGGTCGGTCCGCTGGACCCGGCGCTGAAGTCCTACTGGATCGCCATCCACGTCTCCGCCGCCATCATGGCGACCGGCGCGTTCACGGTCGCCGGCGTGTCCACGGTCCTGTACGTGGTCCGCGCCCGCCGCGACACCCGTCGGGCCGACGGCGAGCCGACGTCGTCGCTGCTGCCGGCCGCCGACACCCTGGACCGGCTGGCCTACAAGATCACCATGTTCGCGTTCCCCATCTGGACGTTCGCGATCACCGCGGGCGCCATCTGGGCCGACGAGGCGTGGGGCCGCTACTGGGGCTGGGACCCCAAGGAGATCTGGTCCTTCGTCACCTGGGTGATCTACGCCGGCTACCTGCACGCCCGCGCCACCGCGGGCTGGAAGGGCCGCCGCGCCGCCGTGATCGGCCTGGTCGCCTTCGCCGCCCTGCTGTTCAACTTCTTCGGCGTCAACTACCTGTTCTCGGGGATGCACTCCTACGCGGGTTAG
- a CDS encoding PLDc N-terminal domain-containing protein codes for MLYVLLGLITVGIWLFCLFDVLTTDEGGTRLLPKFGWFLIVLLGFMIGSALWLLVGRPRVPTGPSGTPGGPSPTSPGPRPAPPRGPDDDPDFLRGLERRIRGDE; via the coding sequence ATGCTGTATGTCCTGCTCGGCCTGATCACCGTCGGCATCTGGCTGTTCTGCCTCTTCGACGTGCTCACCACGGACGAGGGCGGCACACGGCTCCTGCCGAAGTTCGGCTGGTTCCTGATCGTCCTGCTCGGCTTCATGATCGGCTCGGCGCTGTGGCTGCTGGTCGGCCGCCCGCGCGTCCCGACGGGACCGTCCGGCACCCCCGGGGGGCCGTCCCCGACCTCCCCCGGCCCGCGCCCCGCACCCCCGCGGGGCCCCGACGACGACCCCGACTTCCTCCGCGGCCTGGAACGCCGCATCCGCGGCGACGAGTAG
- a CDS encoding BldC family transcriptional regulator codes for MESTSERLLTPGEVAALFRVDPKTVTRWAAAGRISSIRTPGGHRRFRESEVHALLRGEEPLAEHSGR; via the coding sequence GTGGAAAGTACCAGCGAGCGCCTGCTGACCCCCGGAGAGGTGGCCGCGCTCTTCAGGGTCGACCCCAAGACGGTGACCCGATGGGCCGCGGCGGGCCGGATCAGCAGCATTCGCACGCCCGGAGGACATCGCCGGTTCCGCGAGTCCGAGGTGCACGCCCTGCTGCGCGGCGAGGAGCCGCTGGCCGAGCATTCCGGCCGCTGA